AGGTTGGATCCAGTGGCCGACGAGATACCGAACAAGTCGGGAAGCTGGTGTATGACGATCACGACAGCGATGCCGGCCAGGAACCCGGTGATGATGGGTACGGAGAGGAACTCGGCGATCCAGCCGAGGCGGGCTATCCCCACGAGCACGACGAAGAGTCCGACCATCACCGCGAGGATCCCGACCAGATCCACATACCTCGAGGAACCCGCAGTTGCGATCCCGCCGACTGCCGCTGCGAATAGGGGCGCAGTGGTTGAGTCGGCGCCGACTGACAGGTGTGGGTTCGATCCGAGAAGCGCGAACATGACTGTTCCGGCGATGAACGCGTAGAGGCCGGTGATCGGTGGCATTGCTGCCAGCCGCGACGTCGCCAGCTGCTCAGGGATCGCGATGGCGAGGAGGGTCAACCCCGCTATCGCGTCCGGCCGTATCCAGGACGTCTCGTAACCATGCAGCGACGTCAGTACCCAGGGATGCGACGCGCGCAGCTTGGCTATCGCTGCCATCAACCGGCTTCAGGTCCGGAACGCCGACCTGGCGGCGGTAGATCCCTCCGCGGCAAGCGACCAGAACGCGTACGTGCCCCTTTTCTTTAGCTCGCAAGCGGCCTGGACCACGGCGCCGAGCGCCACGTTCGCCAAGGCCGATCCGACAGAGACCCGAGCCACCCCCGCCGCGGCCAGGTCCTCGACGGGCGGAACTGAAGGCATTGCGAGAACG
This region of Acidimicrobiales bacterium genomic DNA includes:
- a CDS encoding isocitrate lyase/phosphoenolpyruvate mutase family protein, encoding AHAGDLHFVVTARCENYLRNRPDLAATIARLQSFQEAGADVLYAPGITDPGDIRSLVASVDRPVNVLAMPSVPPVEDLAAAGVARVSVGSALANVALGAVVQAACELKKRGTYAFWSLAAEGSTAARSAFRT